In one Desulfoferula mesophila genomic region, the following are encoded:
- a CDS encoding thiamine pyrophosphate-dependent enzyme, producing MARSMEKYLRPEVKTTPFCPGCGHGVLMGSLLRAIDQLGLDMKNTLFVSGIGCAAWIPSPNFAADTLHTLHGRAVAFATGAKAANPDLKVIVISGDGDLASIGGNHLIHAARRNLELTVICANNMIYGMTGGQMAPTTPQGHLTATSVQGNPYRPFDLVKLVKGAGAPYVARGAVTRPYELIGYLKKAIASPDFAFVDVLSPCPTQYGRRNKLDSAGAMYERLRGLCQESAEGTCAPGDAGDSLRLGEFND from the coding sequence ATGGCCCGCTCCATGGAGAAATATCTGCGGCCCGAAGTGAAGACCACGCCGTTTTGCCCCGGCTGCGGCCATGGGGTGCTCATGGGCTCGTTGCTCCGGGCCATCGACCAGCTCGGGCTGGACATGAAAAACACCCTGTTCGTTTCGGGCATCGGCTGCGCGGCCTGGATTCCCAGCCCCAACTTCGCGGCAGACACCCTGCACACCCTGCATGGCCGGGCAGTGGCCTTTGCCACCGGGGCCAAGGCGGCCAACCCCGATCTCAAGGTGATCGTGATCTCCGGCGACGGCGACCTGGCCTCCATCGGGGGCAACCACCTGATCCACGCCGCCCGGCGCAATCTGGAACTGACGGTCATCTGCGCCAACAACATGATCTACGGCATGACCGGCGGCCAGATGGCCCCCACCACCCCCCAGGGGCACCTCACCGCCACCAGCGTGCAGGGCAACCCCTACCGGCCCTTTGACCTGGTCAAGCTGGTCAAGGGGGCGGGCGCGCCCTACGTGGCCCGGGGAGCGGTGACCCGGCCCTATGAGTTGATCGGCTATCTCAAGAAGGCCATTGCCTCCCCGGACTTCGCCTTTGTGGACGTGCTCAGCCCTTGCCCCACCCAATACGGGCGGCGCAACAAGCTGGATTCGGCCGGGGCCATGTACGAGCGTTTGCGGGGACTGTGCCAAGAATCGGCAGAGGGGACCTGCGCGCCGGGGGACGCGGGAGACTCCCTGCGGTTGGGTGAGTTCAATGACTGA
- a CDS encoding 2-oxoacid:acceptor oxidoreductase family protein — protein sequence MTERKEIRLAGLGGQGVVLAGVLLGQAAVDQGLYAAGSNSYGAQARGGGARADLVLDNQEIDYPHVEQPDLLVAMSQGAYDAYASGVADGGMVLFDSGLVTPVAPHDRYGAKVTAMALEEFGSRQVANVLWVGLVAGVTGWFDSRALEKTMLGLVPERFAELNKAALAKGLQEGRAWEVA from the coding sequence ATGACTGAGCGCAAGGAAATACGTCTGGCCGGTTTGGGCGGCCAAGGGGTGGTGCTGGCCGGAGTGCTCTTGGGCCAGGCCGCGGTGGACCAGGGCCTGTACGCGGCGGGCTCCAACTCCTACGGGGCCCAGGCACGGGGAGGCGGCGCCCGGGCCGACCTGGTGCTGGACAACCAAGAGATCGACTACCCCCACGTGGAACAACCCGACCTGCTGGTGGCCATGAGCCAGGGGGCCTACGACGCCTACGCCTCGGGCGTGGCCGACGGCGGCATGGTGCTGTTCGACTCCGGCCTGGTGACGCCCGTCGCTCCCCATGACCGCTACGGCGCCAAGGTGACCGCCATGGCCCTGGAGGAGTTCGGCAGCCGTCAGGTGGCCAACGTGCTCTGGGTGGGGTTGGTGGCCGGGGTTACCGGCTGGTTCGACAGCCGGGCCCTGGAGAAGACCATGCTGGGCCTGGTGCCCGAGCGCTTCGCCGAGCTGAACAAGGCGGCTTTGGCCAAGGGCCTGCAAGAGGGCCGCGCCTGGGAGGTGGCCTGA
- a CDS encoding FAD-dependent oxidoreductase — MEGRTHVPVVDEALCGVCGVCRGACPALGSPDLLEGESDTMRAALASQADAGQSELAPCQDACPLGQDINGYLGALAKGAQTDALEIILRDNPLPSVLGQVCHHPCQQACFSSPVQRPPSIRDLKRFAAQAPRPVPVLPSGYPLAKVAIVGAGPAGLAAAWELARRGAKAVVFDAQPMAGGMLAWAIPDFRLPRQDLQRDLDYVAAHGVEFKLGHALRPEEVAALREEYDAVILACGAPLAQKAGLPGEELPGVYQGLDFLRDTALCKPPKLKAPVVVVGGGNVALDAAREALRRGLPVTLAYRRDREQMPAYAEELAAAEAEGLNFVFRVQPVALQRGEGGGVTSLTVQGTQPGAPGADGRVAFQPDGAPPRQLEAGSVILALGQKSEAEAWQNGLALDGLQGDARGRLAPGLYVAGDLASGPATVVQAMAGGIKAARAIMEEVQS; from the coding sequence ATGGAAGGCAGAACTCATGTGCCCGTGGTGGACGAGGCCCTGTGCGGGGTGTGCGGGGTGTGCCGGGGGGCCTGCCCGGCCCTGGGCAGCCCCGACCTGCTGGAGGGCGAAAGCGACACCATGCGCGCCGCGCTGGCCTCCCAGGCGGACGCGGGCCAAAGCGAGCTGGCCCCCTGCCAAGACGCCTGCCCCCTGGGCCAGGACATCAACGGCTATTTGGGCGCCCTGGCCAAGGGCGCGCAAACGGACGCCTTGGAGATAATCCTCCGGGACAATCCCTTGCCTTCGGTGCTGGGCCAGGTGTGCCATCATCCTTGCCAGCAGGCCTGTTTCTCCTCCCCGGTGCAGAGGCCGCCCTCCATACGCGACCTCAAGCGCTTCGCGGCCCAGGCCCCGCGCCCCGTGCCGGTGTTGCCCTCGGGATATCCCCTGGCCAAGGTGGCCATCGTGGGGGCCGGGCCCGCCGGGCTGGCCGCCGCCTGGGAGCTGGCCCGCCGAGGGGCCAAGGCGGTGGTCTTTGACGCCCAGCCCATGGCCGGGGGCATGTTGGCCTGGGCCATCCCCGACTTCCGCCTGCCGCGCCAGGATCTGCAGCGGGACCTGGACTACGTGGCCGCCCACGGGGTGGAGTTCAAGCTGGGCCATGCCCTGAGACCCGAAGAGGTTGCGGCCCTGCGCGAGGAGTATGACGCGGTGATCCTGGCCTGCGGCGCGCCCCTGGCCCAAAAAGCCGGGCTGCCCGGAGAGGAGCTGCCCGGCGTATACCAGGGCCTGGACTTTTTGCGCGACACCGCCCTGTGCAAGCCGCCGAAGCTCAAGGCTCCGGTGGTGGTGGTGGGCGGCGGCAACGTGGCCCTGGACGCGGCCCGCGAGGCCCTGCGCCGGGGCCTGCCGGTAACGCTGGCCTATCGCCGCGACCGCGAGCAGATGCCCGCCTACGCCGAAGAACTGGCCGCGGCCGAGGCCGAAGGCCTGAACTTCGTCTTCCGAGTGCAGCCCGTGGCCCTACAAAGGGGGGAGGGCGGCGGCGTGACCTCGCTCACGGTGCAGGGCACCCAGCCCGGAGCGCCGGGAGCCGACGGCCGGGTGGCCTTCCAGCCGGACGGCGCTCCGCCGCGCCAATTGGAGGCGGGCAGCGTGATCCTGGCTCTGGGGCAGAAAAGCGAGGCCGAGGCCTGGCAAAACGGCCTGGCCCTGGACGGCCTGCAAGGCGACGCCCGGGGGCGGCTGGCTCCGGGCCTGTACGTGGCCGGCGATCTGGCCAGCGGCCCGGCCACGGTGGTGCAGGCCATGGCCGGAGGAATCAAGGCCGCCCGGGCCATCATGGAAGAGGTGCAATCATGA
- a CDS encoding 4Fe-4S binding protein, producing MSLRPPCPLPESAPALGHGEITLEQARAEAARCLSGHSCQGCELCLLICPDLAITKDPDNGRAVIDLAFCKGCGLCAEVCPKGAITMQLDQG from the coding sequence ATGAGCCTGCGTCCGCCGTGCCCCCTGCCTGAAAGCGCCCCCGCCCTTGGTCATGGGGAGATAACCCTCGAACAGGCCCGGGCCGAAGCGGCCCGCTGTTTGTCGGGCCACTCCTGCCAGGGATGCGAGCTATGCCTGTTGATCTGCCCCGACCTGGCCATCACCAAGGACCCGGACAACGGACGGGCGGTGATAGACCTGGCCTTTTGCAAGGGCTGCGGCCTTTGCGCCGAGGTATGTCCCAAGGGGGCTATAACCATGCAGCTCGACCAGGGCTAA
- a CDS encoding 3-keto-5-aminohexanoate cleavage protein: protein MDKLIINVAVCGSAPTREQNPAIPHSPEEIAQEALRAWRAGASVVHIHVRDPQSGSPAFERELFAEALERIRAESDMLVNLTTSGFNIQAEDPDEERMLPISLKPDLCSLDVGSLNFRGRVFINPTEWVDKAARRMQENGVKPEIEVFELGHLRQALDMVQRGLVNEPPYFQFCLGIPWGAPADLDTLMAFRRQLNIDCPWSVLGVGARQLPITTHAILMGGHVRVGFEDNLYLSRGVLADSNARFVERTVELAKILQREVATCDDARQILGIKPKA, encoded by the coding sequence TTGGACAAACTGATCATCAACGTGGCCGTTTGCGGCTCCGCCCCCACCCGGGAGCAAAACCCGGCCATCCCTCACTCGCCCGAGGAAATCGCCCAAGAGGCATTGCGCGCCTGGCGGGCCGGGGCCAGCGTAGTCCACATTCACGTGCGCGATCCCCAGAGCGGCTCCCCGGCCTTTGAGCGCGAGCTTTTCGCCGAGGCCCTGGAGCGCATCCGGGCCGAAAGCGACATGCTGGTCAACCTGACCACCAGCGGCTTCAACATCCAGGCCGAGGATCCGGACGAGGAACGCATGCTGCCCATCTCGCTTAAGCCGGACCTGTGTTCCCTGGACGTGGGCAGCCTCAATTTCCGGGGCCGGGTGTTCATCAATCCCACCGAATGGGTGGACAAGGCGGCCAGGCGCATGCAGGAAAACGGGGTCAAGCCGGAGATCGAGGTGTTCGAGCTGGGCCACTTGCGCCAAGCCCTGGACATGGTGCAGCGCGGCCTGGTGAACGAGCCGCCCTATTTCCAATTCTGCTTGGGCATACCCTGGGGCGCGCCCGCCGATTTGGACACCCTAATGGCTTTCCGCCGCCAGCTGAATATCGATTGCCCCTGGTCGGTGCTGGGCGTGGGGGCCCGCCAGTTGCCCATCACCACCCACGCCATTCTCATGGGCGGCCACGTGCGGGTGGGCTTTGAAGACAACTTGTATTTGAGCCGGGGGGTGCTGGCCGACAGCAACGCCCGCTTCGTGGAGCGCACCGTGGAGCTGGCCAAGATCCTGCAACGGGAGGTGGCCACCTGCGACGATGCCCGCCAGATCCTGGGCATCAAACCCAAGGCCTGA
- a CDS encoding GntR family transcriptional regulator → MKSAQTLVEKAYQQIKLMLLNDELVAGQKLRYQDIAKRLEMSQTPVNLALVRLENEGLVHWEANKGYSVPELDLEEALELYELRVLLEGFLVEKAAERISDDELSELRLLLDGHRSVRGEVYCRERLWCDARIHLAIARYSGHKNGTVYLRQLFDRIYLRYRPERLSIERLSEAEHQHEELFKALAAHDVQQAKQVMTHHISIGQQRMLKGIRTQVEERSRIKLWG, encoded by the coding sequence TTGAAAAGCGCACAAACCTTGGTCGAAAAAGCATATCAGCAGATCAAGCTGATGCTGTTAAATGACGAACTGGTGGCCGGACAAAAGCTGCGCTACCAAGACATAGCCAAGCGGCTGGAAATGAGCCAGACGCCGGTCAATCTGGCCCTGGTTCGCCTGGAAAACGAGGGCCTGGTTCACTGGGAGGCCAACAAGGGCTACTCCGTGCCGGAGTTGGACCTGGAAGAAGCCCTGGAGCTTTACGAACTAAGGGTGCTCTTGGAAGGTTTTCTGGTGGAAAAGGCGGCCGAGCGCATCAGCGATGACGAATTGTCCGAGTTGCGCCTCTTGCTGGACGGCCACCGCTCGGTGCGCGGCGAGGTGTACTGTAGAGAGCGCTTGTGGTGCGACGCGCGCATCCACTTGGCCATCGCCCGCTACAGCGGCCACAAAAACGGGACCGTGTATTTGCGCCAGTTGTTCGATCGCATCTATCTGCGCTACCGGCCCGAGCGCCTTTCCATCGAGCGCTTGAGCGAAGCCGAGCACCAGCATGAGGAGTTGTTCAAAGCCTTGGCCGCCCACGACGTGCAGCAGGCCAAGCAGGTGATGACCCATCACATATCGATAGGCCAGCAACGCATGCTCAAGGGCATAAGAACTCAAGTAGAGGAACGCAGCAGGATCAAGCTCTGGGGTTGA
- a CDS encoding TAXI family TRAP transporter solute-binding subunit, translated as MPKKFCLIAVAVVLSLCLMAPAAMAETKFLRMFSGPEGGSWYPLGSAMMSIVEKNLKISTSNGPGGGVGNCKAVNGGRADLGWTYTHTAYNAYNGRGKFDKKNTNLRHLMSLYPGVFQMAVDKSSKIFSVADLANKRIVPGKVGFTGTVIAELVLKAYGITFESIKKNGGSVSFVGYSDSAALLKDGHSDAYMAVTSCPQSTIIDLNFRPGIRFLPVDAKHMAKILKMEPGLMATDIPVGAYKGLKAPVPAVGTVTCIVINKDVPDDVAYNIVKTLYANWPELAKVKKAAIDASKPDKALAGVGIPVHPGAMRYYKEMHIAK; from the coding sequence ATGCCGAAGAAGTTTTGCCTAATCGCGGTGGCGGTCGTACTTAGCCTTTGCCTGATGGCGCCGGCGGCCATGGCCGAGACCAAATTCCTGCGCATGTTCTCGGGTCCGGAGGGGGGTTCCTGGTATCCCCTGGGGTCGGCCATGATGAGCATCGTCGAGAAAAACCTCAAGATATCCACCTCCAACGGCCCCGGCGGCGGAGTGGGCAACTGCAAGGCGGTCAACGGCGGCCGGGCGGACCTGGGCTGGACCTATACCCACACCGCCTACAACGCCTATAACGGCCGCGGCAAGTTCGACAAAAAGAACACCAACCTGCGTCACCTGATGTCCTTGTACCCCGGCGTGTTCCAGATGGCCGTGGACAAGAGCAGCAAGATCTTCAGCGTGGCCGACCTGGCCAACAAGCGCATCGTGCCCGGCAAGGTCGGCTTCACCGGCACGGTCATCGCCGAGCTGGTGCTCAAGGCCTATGGCATCACCTTTGAGAGCATCAAGAAGAACGGCGGCTCGGTGAGCTTCGTGGGCTACTCCGACTCCGCCGCCCTGTTGAAGGACGGCCACAGCGACGCTTACATGGCCGTGACCTCCTGCCCCCAGTCCACCATCATCGACCTCAACTTCCGCCCGGGCATCCGTTTCCTGCCGGTTGACGCCAAGCACATGGCCAAGATTCTGAAGATGGAGCCCGGTCTGATGGCCACCGATATTCCCGTCGGCGCCTACAAAGGCCTCAAGGCACCGGTTCCCGCGGTGGGCACCGTGACCTGCATCGTGATCAACAAGGACGTGCCCGACGACGTGGCCTACAACATCGTCAAGACCCTCTACGCCAACTGGCCCGAACTGGCCAAGGTGAAGAAGGCGGCCATCGACGCTTCCAAGCCTGACAAGGCCCTGGCCGGCGTCGGCATCCCCGTGCATCCCGGCGCCATGCGCTACTACAAGG